From a region of the Campylobacter showae genome:
- a CDS encoding type IV secretory system conjugative DNA transfer family protein — protein sequence MSLQSPPTRKNMQKIMGFTRTRENAEKKGALIPSDFTHAAIIGETGSGKTTAMIYPNLLDRMQNGYAVFAVDYKGGESAKIKALARRAGRLKDVVSVGARLDAPINLIASMKPRDFKNCVKKPMESREKFWEEFGSSIATEFFKALKALKIFAKKITPLNDYYTDAFYADVRTLARDFTFDVATILRLSQDLEKMLEFKDALSLICDNLDSSTLNFTRETIMINRAFLATADEFLDATSRYKDIGDERTRDDFRNYSMMMSPFLGLMNDDSLNGDGEGAAGDASIAGLLNNGKIVIFNAASCDKSALSFLLNSFLPELLKRVTMKQKRPISLFLDESAKLLSENTELNEEILRECEVELVLAFQNEFLLKRAIGGTAYEALMGNLTNRYLMRNKDVVRLGGSEVDCSTLEKFECVLGGDKIALEPIFIDEAECLQAQLEFERENRLHERLLGKIYENSVIEFDEEIVDDGKIWVRDVDTGERECVFFSDEVLDIRPQDIYKRPPNTGGYNISLEDGTDDA from the coding sequence ATTTCGTTACAATCGCCCCCGACAAGGAAAAATATGCAAAAAATAATGGGATTTACGAGAACGCGGGAAAACGCGGAGAAAAAAGGCGCACTGATACCTAGCGACTTCACGCACGCAGCCATCATCGGAGAAACCGGCAGCGGCAAGACGACGGCGATGATATATCCGAATTTGCTTGACCGCATGCAAAACGGCTACGCGGTGTTTGCCGTGGATTATAAAGGCGGCGAGAGCGCCAAAATCAAGGCTCTAGCCCGTAGAGCGGGTCGCCTAAAAGACGTCGTGAGCGTGGGCGCGAGGCTGGACGCGCCGATAAATCTCATCGCTTCGATGAAGCCGCGGGACTTTAAAAACTGCGTGAAAAAGCCGATGGAGTCGAGGGAGAAGTTTTGGGAGGAGTTTGGCTCGAGCATCGCGACGGAGTTTTTTAAGGCGCTAAAGGCGCTTAAAATTTTCGCCAAAAAAATCACGCCGCTAAACGACTACTACACGGACGCCTTTTACGCCGACGTGCGCACGCTCGCGCGGGACTTTACCTTTGACGTCGCTACGATACTGCGCCTCTCGCAAGACCTAGAAAAGATGCTCGAGTTTAAAGACGCGCTGAGCCTCATCTGCGACAATCTCGACTCCTCGACGCTAAATTTTACCCGCGAGACGATAATGATAAACCGTGCGTTTTTGGCCACCGCGGACGAGTTTTTGGACGCGACGAGCCGCTACAAGGACATCGGCGACGAGCGCACGAGGGATGATTTTCGCAACTACTCGATGATGATGTCGCCCTTTCTTGGCCTCATGAACGACGACTCGCTAAATGGCGACGGCGAGGGCGCTGCGGGCGACGCGAGTATCGCAGGGCTGCTAAATAACGGCAAAATCGTGATATTTAACGCCGCTAGCTGCGACAAAAGCGCGCTGAGCTTCCTGCTAAACAGCTTCCTGCCCGAGCTTTTAAAGCGCGTAACGATGAAGCAAAAAAGGCCTATTAGCCTATTTCTCGACGAGTCGGCGAAACTGCTGAGCGAGAACACCGAGCTAAACGAAGAGATCCTGCGCGAGTGCGAGGTGGAGCTGGTGCTGGCGTTTCAAAATGAATTTTTGCTTAAACGCGCGATAGGCGGCACGGCGTACGAGGCGCTGATGGGCAACCTCACTAACCGTTACTTAATGCGCAACAAGGACGTCGTGAGGCTGGGCGGCAGCGAGGTGGACTGCTCTACGCTGGAGAAATTCGAGTGCGTACTAGGGGGCGACAAGATCGCGCTGGAGCCGATTTTCATCGATGAGGCGGAGTGTCTGCAGGCGCAACTGGAGTTTGAGCGCGAAAACCGCCTACACGAGCGACTGCTGGGCAAAATCTACGAAAATAGCGTGATAGAGTTTGACGAGGAGATCGTGGACGACGGCAAAATCTGGGTGCGCGACGTCGATACGGGCGAGCGAGAGTGCGTGTTTTTCAGCGACGAGGTGCTGGATATCCGCCCGCAAGATATCTATAAACGCCCGCCAAATACCGGCGGCTACAACATCTCGCTCGAAGACGGCACGGACGATGCGTAG
- a CDS encoding RDD family protein, whose translation MAKQKAQLAGIGARVKAFITDLFLIGMPIYYLTTYVFLDGKDDFLHNQAAIFGANFAVALICCAFFAIKAQTPGYRSQNIYLIDLRSGRKLGFARVLLRYACFLLAGVSVVGLCLCFFRKDALNLHDLLTHSAAVCKKTE comes from the coding sequence TTGGCAAAACAAAAAGCGCAACTGGCCGGCATCGGCGCGCGAGTAAAGGCCTTTATCACTGATCTTTTTTTGATCGGGATGCCGATTTATTACCTCACGACCTATGTTTTTTTGGACGGCAAAGACGACTTTTTGCACAACCAAGCCGCGATATTCGGGGCAAATTTCGCAGTCGCTCTCATCTGCTGCGCCTTTTTTGCGATCAAAGCCCAGACGCCCGGCTACCGCTCGCAAAATATCTACCTCATCGACCTACGCAGCGGCCGCAAACTCGGTTTCGCACGCGTTTTACTACGCTACGCATGCTTCTTGCTTGCAGGCGTTAGCGTCGTCGGACTTTGCCTCTGCTTTTTTCGCAAGGACGCGCTAAATTTGCACGATCTGCTCACGCACTCGGCCGCCGTTTGCAAAAAAACGGAATAA
- the pyrE gene encoding orotate phosphoribosyltransferase: MDLEKIYKDAGAYLQGHFLLSSGNHSQFYLQSAKVLEDPQLAGALADELAAVIKKSGVEFDSVCSPALGGILAGYELARAAKKRFIFTERVERVMSLRRGFEVRESERFIVCEDIITTGGSALEAARVIESLGGKVVAFAALANRGFCKVENLAGSVAKPSAKLPADKPFFALGNFEFEIYEPTNCPLCADGSKAIKPGSRGN, from the coding sequence ATGGATTTAGAGAAAATTTACAAGGATGCGGGCGCATATTTGCAGGGGCATTTTTTGCTTAGTAGCGGCAACCACTCGCAGTTTTATCTGCAAAGCGCCAAAGTACTCGAGGATCCTCAGTTAGCAGGCGCTCTAGCAGACGAGCTGGCCGCCGTCATCAAAAAATCGGGCGTAGAGTTTGATAGCGTCTGTTCGCCCGCTCTAGGCGGTATTTTAGCGGGTTACGAGCTAGCTCGCGCGGCAAAAAAGCGCTTTATCTTTACCGAGCGAGTCGAGCGCGTGATGAGCCTGCGACGCGGCTTTGAGGTAAGGGAAAGCGAACGATTTATCGTTTGCGAGGACATCATAACCACAGGCGGCTCGGCGCTAGAGGCAGCGCGCGTGATCGAAAGCCTGGGCGGCAAGGTCGTGGCGTTTGCGGCGCTGGCTAATCGCGGCTTTTGCAAAGTCGAAAATTTAGCTGGTAGCGTCGCAAAACCCAGCGCCAAACTACCCGCCGACAAGCCGTTTTTCGCGCTTGGAAACTTTGAGTTTGAGATTTATGAGCCCACAAACTGTCCGCTCTGCGCCGATGGAAGCAAGGCGATAAAGCCCGGCAGCAGAGGCAACTAA
- the frr gene encoding ribosome recycling factor yields the protein MLNEIYKKQKEHSDKCIEGLKRDFSTLRTGKVNISIVDNIYVDYYGSQTPLNQVATVLTSDASTISITPWEKPMLKTITAAISAANIGVNPNNDGESVKLFFPPMTVEQRQENAKHAKAFGEKAKVSIRNIRKDANDEVKKLEKDKAITEDESKKGQDEVQKITDSYTSKIDSLVKEKESELLKV from the coding sequence ATGCTGAATGAAATTTACAAAAAACAAAAAGAGCATAGCGATAAGTGTATCGAGGGCCTAAAGCGCGACTTTAGCACGCTTCGCACAGGCAAGGTAAATATAAGCATAGTCGATAATATTTACGTGGATTATTACGGTAGCCAAACTCCACTAAACCAAGTAGCCACCGTACTAACTAGCGATGCTAGCACCATAAGCATAACGCCGTGGGAAAAACCGATGCTAAAAACTATCACCGCAGCGATCTCTGCGGCAAATATCGGCGTAAATCCGAACAACGACGGCGAGAGCGTGAAGCTATTTTTCCCTCCGATGACGGTCGAGCAACGCCAAGAAAACGCAAAGCACGCTAAGGCATTCGGCGAAAAAGCCAAAGTCAGCATCAGAAACATCAGAAAAGACGCTAACGACGAGGTTAAAAAGCTAGAAAAAGATAAAGCTATCACCGAGGACGAGAGCAAAAAAGGACAAGACGAAGTCCAAAAGATCACCGACAGCTACACTTCAAAGATCGACTCGCTCGTAAAAGAAAAAGAGAGCGAACTTTTAAAAGTTTAA
- a CDS encoding polysaccharide deacetylase family protein: MKNLISALAFFAAAQFALADAHIFNYHRFDDDRHPSTNISSKNLREQFEYFKEKGYEVIPLSKLVDAIKNGEPVSDNWVVLTVDDGYKSFYEKGLPIFLEYGYPFALMIYVEATARKYGDFMTFEQIKEIEKYGEVGYHSYGHLHMVGLNEEKLKNDFEDGISKFEKNMGYKPRYFAYPFGEYNDRVRDVAIEHGIEVILSQNSGAVAADSDLHELDRIPAMNGTHLPSALASKFLKAEWILPQDYPKDNKISELIIKTDENATHGYFSMTGQKTKKVKLENGQMTLKFNKPIDRYKVRMSLKVNGKTTTKILVKDINAE; this comes from the coding sequence ATGAAAAATTTAATTTCCGCGCTCGCGTTTTTTGCGGCGGCGCAGTTTGCGCTTGCTGACGCGCACATTTTTAACTATCACAGATTTGACGACGATAGGCACCCTAGCACAAACATTTCTAGCAAAAATTTACGCGAACAGTTTGAGTATTTTAAAGAAAAAGGCTACGAGGTCATCCCGCTTTCAAAGCTCGTCGACGCGATCAAAAACGGCGAGCCGGTGTCTGATAACTGGGTCGTTTTAACCGTAGACGACGGCTACAAGAGCTTTTATGAAAAAGGCTTGCCGATATTTTTAGAGTACGGATATCCGTTTGCGCTGATGATTTATGTCGAGGCCACCGCGCGAAAATACGGCGACTTTATGACCTTTGAGCAGATTAAAGAGATTGAAAAATACGGCGAAGTCGGCTATCACTCCTACGGTCACTTGCATATGGTCGGTCTTAACGAGGAAAAACTAAAAAACGACTTTGAGGACGGCATAAGTAAATTCGAAAAAAATATGGGCTACAAACCCCGATATTTCGCCTATCCCTTCGGCGAATATAACGACAGGGTGCGCGACGTCGCGATAGAACACGGCATAGAAGTGATACTCAGCCAAAACTCGGGCGCAGTCGCGGCAGATAGCGATCTACACGAGCTAGATAGGATCCCTGCGATGAACGGCACGCATCTGCCGTCCGCGCTTGCTAGTAAATTTCTAAAAGCCGAATGGATACTTCCGCAAGACTATCCGAAGGATAATAAGATTAGCGAACTTATCATCAAAACCGACGAGAACGCGACGCATGGCTACTTCTCAATGACAGGGCAAAAAACAAAAAAAGTTAAGCTCGAAAACGGACAGATGACGCTTAAATTTAATAAGCCGATCGACCGATATAAAGTGAGAATGAGCCTTAAAGTAAACGGAAAAACGACGACAAAAATTTTAGTAAAGGATATAAATGCTGAATGA
- the secG gene encoding preprotein translocase subunit SecG, translating to MDSLFLVLQFIFAVVLTIAVLLQKSSSIGLGAYSGSNESLFGAKGPAGFLAKFTFVVGVLFILNTLALSYFYNTQSSKSLIDSVDTSSLPAAPEVVAPQAPSAPVSEKK from the coding sequence ATGGATTCGCTTTTTTTAGTATTGCAGTTTATTTTTGCGGTAGTTTTGACGATCGCCGTTTTGCTTCAGAAAAGCTCCTCTATCGGGCTAGGCGCATATAGCGGTAGTAACGAAAGCCTATTTGGTGCAAAAGGACCGGCCGGATTTTTGGCTAAATTTACCTTCGTCGTGGGTGTTTTATTTATCCTAAACACCCTAGCGTTAAGCTATTTTTACAACACGCAAAGCAGCAAGTCTCTCATAGACAGCGTTGATACTTCGTCGTTGCCTGCGGCCCCTGAGGTAGTCGCGCCGCAAGCTCCTAGCGCTCCTGTAAGCGAGAAAAAATAA
- a CDS encoding thiamine-phosphate pyrophosphorylase, with amino-acid sequence MTNDERLYRVIDANLNRLKEGLRVVEDVRRYGFDDLALAKKIKNLRHKSKIPQKEFLKFRDAANDVLKPSLKDEQIRLNLDDLQTANIKRAQESARVLEECFKLVDVKISEIFKAVRYELYEIEKEI; translated from the coding sequence ATGACTAACGATGAGCGGCTCTACCGCGTAATAGACGCAAATTTAAACCGCTTAAAAGAAGGGCTTAGAGTCGTCGAAGACGTCAGACGTTACGGCTTTGATGACCTAGCCCTCGCTAAAAAAATCAAAAATCTCCGCCACAAATCAAAAATCCCGCAAAAAGAATTCTTAAAATTTCGCGACGCCGCAAACGACGTGCTAAAACCAAGCCTAAAAGACGAGCAAATTCGCCTAAATTTGGACGATTTGCAAACAGCTAACATCAAACGCGCACAAGAAAGCGCAAGGGTTTTAGAAGAGTGTTTTAAGCTCGTCGACGTTAAAATTTCCGAGATTTTTAAGGCCGTGCGCTACGAACTTTATGAGATAGAAAAAGAAATTTAA
- a CDS encoding Bax inhibitor-1/YccA family protein, translating into MSLYDRNYASSSEHEVAGEYSQSALSTFIKQTYQLFAASLLAASVGAYVGLYSSLGATVAGNYWLFVILELGLLVGLMFAKRKAGLNLILLFAFTFVSGLTLTPILGRTFAMPGGAAIVAQAFTLTTVAFGGLSVFAMNTKRDFTTWGKMLFITLIVLLVAAIINIFFHSPVLQLAIASVGAVLFSAYILYDTQNIIRGNYETPIEGAVDLYLDFLNLFVSLLRILGFFNSDD; encoded by the coding sequence ATGAGTTTATATGACAGAAATTATGCAAGCTCAAGCGAGCATGAGGTTGCCGGCGAATATTCGCAAAGCGCGCTTAGCACGTTTATCAAGCAAACCTATCAGCTTTTTGCGGCTTCGCTTTTAGCCGCCAGCGTCGGAGCTTACGTCGGGCTTTACAGCTCGCTGGGAGCGACGGTAGCGGGCAACTACTGGCTATTTGTGATACTTGAGCTAGGACTTTTGGTCGGATTAATGTTTGCCAAACGCAAAGCGGGCTTAAATTTGATCCTGCTTTTTGCATTTACTTTTGTTAGCGGACTTACGCTTACGCCTATTTTGGGACGCACTTTTGCGATGCCAGGAGGCGCTGCGATAGTGGCTCAGGCCTTTACGCTTACGACGGTGGCATTTGGCGGACTTAGCGTGTTTGCGATGAACACCAAGCGCGACTTTACGACGTGGGGCAAGATGCTTTTCATCACGCTTATCGTTTTACTCGTGGCTGCGATCATAAATATATTTTTCCACAGCCCGGTTTTACAGCTTGCGATTGCTAGCGTGGGCGCGGTTTTATTTAGCGCGTATATCCTTTATGATACGCAAAATATCATCCGCGGCAACTACGAAACTCCGATCGAGGGCGCAGTTGATCTTTACCTTGATTTCTTAAATTTATTCGTTTCATTGCTTAGAATTTTAGGATTTTTTAATAGCGATGACTAA
- a CDS encoding carbonic anhydrase, with protein MQEILDGAVKFMEEDFLEHKELFESLGEKQTPHTLFVGCIDSRVVPSLITNTMPGDLVVVRNIANIVPPYRKSEEFLATTSAIEYALQTLNVQNVIICGHSNCGGCAALWMDEAKFSKTPNVKRWLDLLEPVKKRVQKLFGDNIAKREWLTERLSLVNSFENLLSYPDVKAKFKDEELKIYAWHYIIETGEIYNYNFATKSFKLLGVEK; from the coding sequence ATGCAAGAAATTTTAGACGGCGCCGTCAAATTTATGGAAGAAGATTTTTTAGAGCACAAGGAGCTTTTTGAAAGCCTGGGCGAGAAGCAGACGCCGCACACTCTTTTTGTCGGCTGCATCGACTCGCGCGTCGTACCTAGCCTCATAACAAACACGATGCCGGGCGACCTAGTCGTCGTGCGAAACATCGCAAATATCGTGCCTCCGTACCGCAAAAGCGAGGAGTTTTTGGCTACGACCTCGGCGATCGAGTATGCCTTGCAAACGCTAAACGTGCAAAACGTCATCATCTGCGGACATAGCAACTGCGGCGGTTGCGCGGCTTTGTGGATGGACGAGGCTAAATTTAGCAAAACGCCAAACGTAAAGCGCTGGCTAGATTTGCTAGAGCCCGTAAAAAAGCGCGTACAAAAGCTTTTTGGCGACAATATCGCAAAAAGAGAGTGGCTAACCGAGCGCTTAAGCCTCGTAAATTCGTTTGAAAATTTACTAAGCTACCCAGACGTCAAGGCTAAATTTAAAGACGAGGAGCTAAAAATTTACGCCTGGCACTACATAATAGAAACGGGCGAAATCTACAACTACAACTTCGCGACGAAGAGCTTTAAACTGCTAGGAGTCGAGAAATGA
- a CDS encoding mechanosensitive ion channel domain-containing protein produces MRKILAAVFALCFGLNLLANTKIDDLNATDILSVVNQINEANAQIAVIKAQSAENNETADKNVLFKTVLEKKEKLIEQIPYLVMQIEIDEEQVQNFKQEMQELEAKTKKLKNSSNQNLYVKDKLEFERMRLDGLFYSSLLNLENIFKEGGKAVDVRLAVEETLLSFQTEFYSQFKEFKDSLNEEALAAHKGELEALEAHKKTLEEILHYLRDNAELLTSNYIISELNLKTAIDFMNEKASFTSKFNVGKAAIIFIVFLFFVSFTTLLSRLTLWALMKFFVKHDSDRQTKGRIVEIIKRPMLLTLIAYAIDICVSIAYYPAPMPIKFANFLAITFVIAVTWLILSVLNGYGMVLINELTKKSGRKEVINLILKIIYFIIFVIALLIVLSKLGFNVSAIIASLGIGGLAVALATKDILANFFASVMLLFDNSFSQGDWIVCGDIEGTVVEIGLRKTTVRTFDNALIFVPNSKLASDPIRNWSRRKMGRRIRMLIGLEYSATTEQIKKCVDEIKQMLIDHPDIAKGDDMGSKKASRYDRGIVSIDDLAGYKSNLFVVVDEFADSSINILVYCFSKTIVWGEFLAVKEDVMLKIMNIVEANGLGFAFPSQSLYVEEVKK; encoded by the coding sequence ATGAGAAAAATTTTAGCCGCCGTTTTTGCGCTGTGCTTTGGCTTAAATTTACTAGCAAATACCAAAATCGACGACCTAAACGCGACGGACATCCTAAGCGTCGTAAATCAAATCAACGAAGCAAACGCGCAGATCGCCGTTATCAAGGCCCAATCCGCCGAAAATAACGAAACCGCCGATAAAAACGTACTTTTTAAAACGGTCTTGGAGAAAAAAGAAAAACTGATCGAGCAGATCCCCTATCTCGTCATGCAAATCGAAATCGACGAAGAGCAGGTGCAAAATTTCAAACAAGAGATGCAAGAGCTGGAGGCAAAAACCAAAAAGCTAAAAAACTCTAGCAATCAAAATTTATACGTAAAAGACAAGCTGGAGTTTGAGCGTATGCGGCTTGACGGGCTGTTTTACTCCTCGCTTTTAAATTTGGAAAATATCTTCAAAGAAGGCGGCAAAGCCGTGGACGTAAGGCTCGCCGTCGAGGAGACGCTGCTTAGCTTTCAGACGGAGTTTTACTCGCAGTTTAAGGAGTTTAAAGATAGTCTAAACGAGGAAGCGCTCGCTGCGCACAAAGGCGAACTAGAGGCGCTAGAGGCGCACAAAAAGACGCTTGAGGAGATACTCCACTACCTGCGCGATAACGCCGAACTACTCACGTCAAACTATATCATTTCGGAGTTAAATTTAAAAACGGCGATCGATTTTATGAACGAAAAGGCCTCCTTTACGAGTAAATTTAACGTCGGCAAGGCGGCAATCATATTCATAGTATTTTTGTTTTTCGTCTCGTTTACGACGCTGCTTAGCAGGCTCACGCTGTGGGCTTTGATGAAATTTTTCGTCAAGCACGACTCGGATAGGCAGACCAAAGGGCGCATCGTAGAAATCATCAAGCGCCCGATGCTTCTCACTCTTATCGCCTACGCGATAGATATTTGCGTCTCGATCGCGTACTATCCGGCTCCGATGCCGATAAAATTTGCAAATTTCCTAGCGATCACTTTCGTCATCGCCGTAACCTGGCTCATACTTAGCGTACTAAACGGCTACGGCATGGTGCTCATCAACGAACTCACTAAAAAAAGCGGGCGCAAAGAGGTGATAAATTTGATCCTAAAGATCATCTATTTCATCATCTTCGTTATCGCGCTACTTATCGTGCTTAGCAAGCTCGGGTTTAACGTCAGCGCCATCATCGCGTCTCTTGGTATCGGCGGCCTTGCGGTGGCTCTTGCGACTAAGGACATCTTGGCGAATTTCTTTGCTTCCGTTATGCTGCTCTTTGACAACTCGTTTTCGCAGGGTGACTGGATCGTGTGCGGCGACATCGAGGGAACGGTCGTGGAGATAGGGCTCAGAAAAACGACCGTGCGAACCTTTGACAACGCCCTTATATTCGTGCCAAACTCCAAGCTAGCCAGCGATCCGATCCGAAACTGGAGTAGGCGAAAGATGGGGCGACGCATCAGGATGCTAATCGGGCTAGAATATAGCGCCACGACCGAGCAGATCAAAAAATGTGTCGATGAGATCAAGCAGATGCTAATCGACCACCCAGACATCGCAAAGGGCGACGATATGGGCTCGAAAAAGGCTAGTCGCTACGACCGCGGCATCGTCTCTATCGACGATTTGGCCGGTTATAAGTCGAATTTATTCGTCGTCGTGGACGAGTTTGCCGATAGCTCGATAAATATCCTCGTGTACTGCTTTTCAAAGACGATAGTTTGGGGCGAGTTTCTAGCCGTCAAAGAGGATGTGATGCTAAAAATAATGAATATCGTAGAGGCCAACGGGCTTGGATTTGCCTTCCCTAGCCAGAGCCTATATGTCGAAGAAGTGAAAAAATGA
- a CDS encoding sensor domain-containing diguanylate cyclase — MYRVKLHICLTQDVKNKLEQYGKILPRPRFEHKFELIKSACDILVPIPDEHQYLIIASQDCGSNLSELKNRIGENGFLAIYARDTDKITGEQKQIADEIWLESANLDDFYFEKALNLIAERKEAWLQKTWLQTTINSSPDMIWFKDMDGLHLEVNDAFCEVVDKQKELVRGKDHYYIWNIPKEIYEQTGYVCVQTEDDVVAARKTCLLDEEVMKADGKLSKLKTYKTPIFDGETIIGTVGIARDVTKEYEYLQNIERLAHYDQLTGLANRNQLDAFLDKLKTTHMSILYMDLDRFKQVNDEHGHQVGDKALVAIAELIKEIFNDAMNVRIGGDEFISIFTDGANMQSIAPRVQILIDRFFKICQENPLFNGLSVSAGIAEGQIGHGSFDLLLQRADDALYKAKHAGRGTYCVNPWEDFEQK, encoded by the coding sequence ATGTACCGCGTCAAACTGCATATTTGTTTAACCCAAGATGTAAAAAATAAGCTTGAGCAATATGGCAAGATCCTGCCTAGGCCGCGCTTTGAGCATAAATTTGAACTCATAAAAAGCGCCTGCGACATCCTTGTGCCCATCCCAGACGAGCACCAGTATCTAATCATCGCAAGCCAGGATTGCGGGTCAAATTTATCCGAGCTAAAAAACCGCATCGGCGAAAACGGCTTTTTGGCGATTTACGCGAGGGATACAGACAAGATAACCGGCGAACAAAAACAAATCGCCGATGAAATTTGGCTTGAAAGTGCGAATTTAGACGATTTTTACTTTGAAAAGGCGCTAAATTTAATCGCCGAGCGCAAAGAGGCGTGGTTACAAAAAACATGGTTGCAGACAACGATAAACTCGTCTCCGGATATGATCTGGTTTAAAGATATGGACGGGCTGCACTTAGAGGTAAACGACGCCTTTTGTGAGGTCGTAGATAAGCAAAAAGAGCTCGTTCGCGGTAAAGATCACTACTATATCTGGAATATCCCAAAAGAAATATACGAGCAAACGGGCTATGTCTGCGTTCAGACCGAGGACGACGTCGTAGCCGCGCGCAAAACCTGCCTGCTGGACGAAGAGGTGATGAAGGCAGACGGCAAACTAAGCAAGCTAAAAACGTATAAAACGCCAATATTTGACGGTGAAACCATCATCGGCACCGTCGGTATCGCTCGCGACGTAACGAAAGAGTACGAATATCTGCAAAACATCGAGCGTCTAGCTCACTACGACCAGCTCACCGGATTAGCAAATCGCAACCAGCTAGATGCCTTTTTGGACAAGCTAAAAACCACGCATATGAGCATACTGTATATGGATCTAGACCGTTTTAAGCAGGTAAACGACGAGCACGGACACCAGGTGGGCGACAAGGCTCTAGTTGCGATTGCGGAGTTGATAAAGGAGATTTTTAACGACGCGATGAACGTACGCATTGGCGGGGACGAGTTTATCTCGATATTTACCGACGGCGCGAATATGCAAAGCATAGCGCCTCGCGTGCAAATTTTGATCGACCGATTTTTTAAAATTTGTCAAGAAAATCCGCTATTTAACGGACTATCCGTGAGTGCCGGCATCGCAGAAGGACAGATCGGGCACGGCTCGTTTGACCTGCTACTTCAGCGCGCCGACGACGCTCTTTATAAAGCTAAACACGCGGGCCGCGGAACGTACTGCGTAAATCCTTGGGAAGACTTTGAGCAAAAATAA
- a CDS encoding TRAP transporter large permease, producing the protein MTIAFLFISLFGLMLIGVPVAVSLGASTVITMLLFTDLDVATIPQLIFDGINKFALMAIPMFILAGNLLSKGGSARRIIDFAKSMVGHLPGGLPMSAIFACVIFAAVSGSSPATVVAIGSIMFVAIKEAGYPKEYAVGGITTAGSLGILIPPSVVMIVYGVTAEVSIAQLFMAGVVPGLMLGGMMILQTYIGAKKLGFKATTPEPWSERVKKFGKAFWALLIVVVVIGGIYGGIFTPTEAAAASAIYALIISLFVYKDIKFKDLWDICLESAITTAMIFFIIANAVVFAYLLTSENIPQTIADSILAANIGKIGFLIIVNILLFIMGQFMEPSSVVMIMVPLLLPIATALGVDPVHFGILLIVNMEIGMITPPVGLNLFVASGLTGMNLKDVIVACLPWTLTLFIGLVLVTYIPEISLWLPRLMYGG; encoded by the coding sequence ATGACCATCGCATTTTTGTTTATCTCGCTGTTTGGCCTCATGCTTATAGGCGTTCCAGTCGCCGTTTCTCTAGGAGCTAGCACAGTTATCACGATGCTTCTTTTCACGGATCTTGACGTCGCGACGATACCTCAGCTCATCTTTGACGGTATCAATAAATTTGCCCTCATGGCGATCCCGATGTTTATCCTGGCAGGAAATTTACTGAGCAAGGGCGGTTCTGCTAGACGCATTATAGATTTTGCTAAATCCATGGTCGGACACCTGCCGGGCGGCTTGCCGATGAGCGCGATATTTGCGTGCGTTATATTTGCCGCGGTTTCTGGTAGCTCGCCCGCTACGGTCGTAGCGATAGGATCTATTATGTTTGTCGCTATTAAAGAAGCCGGCTATCCGAAAGAGTACGCCGTGGGCGGCATCACAACCGCAGGCTCTCTAGGCATCCTCATCCCGCCTTCGGTCGTTATGATCGTTTACGGCGTGACGGCCGAGGTCAGTATCGCGCAGCTATTTATGGCGGGCGTGGTGCCCGGGCTGATGCTAGGTGGTATGATGATACTTCAGACTTATATAGGAGCGAAAAAACTAGGCTTTAAAGCTACTACGCCAGAGCCTTGGAGCGAGCGAGTAAAAAAATTCGGCAAGGCGTTTTGGGCGCTGCTAATCGTAGTAGTCGTTATCGGCGGTATCTACGGCGGCATTTTCACCCCGACCGAGGCTGCGGCGGCTAGCGCGATATATGCGCTGATTATTTCGCTATTTGTTTATAAAGATATCAAATTTAAAGACCTATGGGACATCTGCCTAGAGTCTGCCATCACGACGGCGATGATATTTTTCATCATCGCAAACGCGGTCGTGTTTGCGTATTTGCTAACTAGCGAAAACATCCCGCAAACTATAGCAGATAGCATCCTAGCCGCAAATATCGGCAAAATAGGCTTTTTAATCATCGTAAACATCCTGCTTTTCATCATGGGACAGTTTATGGAGCCATCATCGGTCGTGATGATCATGGTGCCGCTGCTACTACCGATCGCAACCGCGCTAGGCGTGGATCCGGTACACTTCGGTATCCTGCTCATCGTAAATATGGAAATCGGCATGATCACGCCGCCGGTTGGGTTAAATTTATTCGTCGCCAGCGGCCTAACGGGCATGAATCTAAAAGACGTCATCGTCGCGTGCTTGCCGTGGACTTTGACACTATTTATCGGACTCGTTTTGGTGACCTATATCCCGGAAATCTCGCTTTGGTTACCGAGGCTGATGTACGGAGGCTGA